The Novosphingobium kaempferiae genome includes a window with the following:
- a CDS encoding IlvD/Edd family dehydratase: MTGAAPKLRSRAWFDDPSHPDMTALYLERYLNYGLSIEEMQSGRPIIGIAQSGSDLVPCNRHHLVLAERIKAGIRDAGGIPIEFPSHPLQETGKRPTAGLDRNLAYISLVELLYGYPLDGVVLTIGCDKTTPSSLMAAATVNIPAIALSVGPMLNGWYEGKRTGAGTIVWKAREMLAKGELDYQGFLKLVASGSPSTGYCNTMGTATTMNSLAEALGMSLPGSAAIPAPYRDRQECAWETGRAIVEMVKADRKPSDILTRSAFLNAIRVNSAIGGSTNAPIHLNAIARHIGVELTLEDWEQTGADVPLLVNLQPAGEYLGEDYYRAGGVPAVMGELSKAGLIDGTAMTANGKTVAENIVGARIVDTDVIRPFEQPLKEAAGLTVLRGNLFEGAVMKLSVISEEFRSRYLSDPEHPDVFTGRVVVFDGPEDYHARIDEPELGIDQNTILVIRGAGPVGYPGGAEVVNMRPPAALIRAGVHALPCIGDGRQSGTSGSPSILNASPEAAVGGGLALLRTGDKVRIDLKNRSADMLVDDAEIARRREELVEIETRVTPESQTPWQEIQRSLVGQFATGAILEGSEKYQRIAQTRGLPRDSH, from the coding sequence ATGACTGGAGCCGCCCCGAAGCTGCGTTCGCGCGCATGGTTCGACGATCCGAGCCACCCGGACATGACCGCGCTCTATCTTGAGCGCTATCTGAACTACGGCCTCTCCATCGAGGAGATGCAGTCCGGTCGTCCGATCATCGGCATCGCGCAGTCGGGCAGCGATTTGGTGCCGTGCAACCGCCACCATCTGGTGCTGGCGGAGCGCATCAAGGCGGGTATCCGCGACGCGGGCGGCATTCCGATCGAGTTCCCCAGCCATCCGCTACAGGAAACCGGCAAGCGCCCGACGGCGGGTCTCGACCGCAATCTCGCTTACATCAGCCTTGTCGAACTGCTCTACGGCTACCCGCTCGACGGCGTGGTGCTGACTATCGGCTGCGACAAGACGACGCCTTCCTCGCTGATGGCGGCGGCGACCGTGAACATCCCCGCGATCGCACTGTCGGTCGGACCGATGCTGAACGGCTGGTACGAAGGCAAGCGCACCGGCGCAGGCACCATCGTGTGGAAGGCCCGCGAGATGCTCGCCAAGGGCGAACTGGACTATCAGGGCTTCCTGAAGCTGGTCGCCTCGGGCTCGCCCTCCACCGGCTATTGCAACACCATGGGCACCGCGACGACGATGAACTCGCTGGCCGAAGCATTGGGCATGTCGCTGCCCGGCTCCGCCGCGATCCCCGCGCCCTACCGCGACCGTCAGGAATGCGCGTGGGAGACGGGCCGCGCCATCGTCGAGATGGTGAAGGCGGACCGCAAGCCGTCCGACATTCTGACCCGCTCCGCGTTTCTCAACGCCATTCGCGTCAACTCGGCCATCGGCGGCTCCACCAACGCGCCGATTCACCTCAACGCCATCGCCCGCCATATCGGCGTCGAACTGACGCTGGAGGACTGGGAGCAGACCGGCGCCGACGTGCCGCTGCTGGTCAACCTGCAGCCCGCCGGTGAGTATCTGGGCGAGGACTACTACCGCGCGGGCGGCGTCCCTGCCGTGATGGGCGAACTCAGCAAGGCCGGCCTGATCGACGGCACCGCGATGACCGCGAACGGCAAGACCGTGGCCGAAAACATCGTCGGTGCGCGCATCGTCGATACCGACGTGATCCGTCCGTTCGAGCAGCCGCTCAAGGAAGCGGCGGGGCTGACCGTGCTCAGGGGCAACCTGTTCGAGGGTGCGGTGATGAAGCTCTCGGTGATCTCCGAGGAATTCCGCAGCCGCTACCTGTCCGACCCCGAACATCCGGACGTCTTCACCGGCCGCGTAGTCGTGTTCGACGGGCCGGAGGACTATCACGCCCGCATCGACGAGCCGGAACTGGGCATCGACCAGAACACGATCCTCGTCATCCGTGGCGCGGGCCCGGTCGGCTATCCCGGTGGCGCCGAAGTCGTGAACATGCGCCCGCCCGCTGCGCTGATCCGCGCAGGCGTCCACGCCCTGCCCTGCATCGGCGACGGTCGCCAGTCCGGCACTTCGGGAAGCCCCTCGATCCTGAACGCCTCGCCCGAAGCGGCAGTCGGCGGCGGCCTTGCCCTGCTACGCACCGGCGACAAGGTCCGCATCGACCTGAAGAACCGCAGCGCCGACATGCTCGTCGATGATGCCGAGATCGCTCGCCGTCGCGAGGAA
- a CDS encoding TauD/TfdA family dioxygenase produces the protein MTVAEVPSPVLTAAAWRGDRLMEGQDWVYELDAAQLAELEALGKRFLDEDPDLRFVQAEDYPLVACAAAVKSWRDAVDFGRGFVLVRGLRSDQYSDALSSAIYYVLGLHMGDPIRQNEMGDLLDHVYATSDKTMDDPTAKSSKVRDKLVYHSDSSDIVALMCLRGAREGGLSCLVSGAEIYNEILRRRPDLAHLLLEPFHWDWRRQDAEAPADTYTSPVVSVEEGVFSMYAGSLYIVTAQGYPGVPKLTEDQLEVLRLFDEITYEPGMAIAMDFRPGDIQWLSNYAALHSRTEFFDWPEPQRKRHLLRLWLSSKTNRPVVEGFGKNGVVQHRAAHRDGVEHPDARFSIKAMSVPRLLS, from the coding sequence ATGACCGTCGCCGAAGTCCCCTCCCCCGTCCTGACCGCTGCCGCGTGGCGCGGCGACCGGCTGATGGAAGGGCAGGACTGGGTCTACGAACTCGACGCCGCGCAGCTTGCCGAGCTTGAGGCGTTGGGCAAGCGCTTCCTCGACGAAGACCCTGATCTGCGTTTCGTGCAGGCCGAGGACTACCCCCTCGTCGCCTGCGCCGCTGCGGTGAAGTCATGGCGGGACGCCGTGGATTTCGGGCGCGGCTTCGTACTGGTGCGTGGCCTGCGTTCGGACCAGTATTCGGACGCGCTGTCGAGCGCGATCTACTACGTTCTCGGCCTGCACATGGGCGATCCGATCCGCCAGAACGAGATGGGCGACCTGCTCGACCACGTCTACGCCACCAGCGACAAGACGATGGACGATCCCACCGCCAAGTCCTCCAAGGTGCGCGACAAGCTCGTCTACCATTCGGACAGTTCGGACATCGTGGCGCTGATGTGCCTGCGCGGGGCGCGGGAGGGCGGACTGTCCTGCCTCGTCTCCGGCGCGGAAATCTACAACGAGATCCTGCGCCGCCGCCCGGACCTTGCTCACCTGCTGCTCGAACCGTTCCACTGGGACTGGCGTCGACAGGACGCGGAGGCTCCGGCGGATACCTATACCTCGCCGGTGGTGAGCGTGGAGGAAGGCGTGTTCTCGATGTACGCCGGTTCGCTCTACATCGTGACGGCGCAGGGATATCCCGGCGTGCCCAAGCTGACCGAGGATCAGCTGGAGGTGCTGCGCCTCTTCGACGAGATCACCTATGAGCCCGGCATGGCCATCGCCATGGACTTCCGCCCCGGCGACATCCAGTGGCTGTCGAACTACGCCGCGCTCCATTCGCGGACCGAGTTCTTCGACTGGCCCGAACCCCAGCGCAAGCGCCACCTGCTGCGCCTGTGGCTGTCGAGCAAGACCAACCGCCCGGTGGTGGAAGGCTTCGGCAAGAACGGCGTCGTCCAGCACCGCGCCGCGCATCGCGACGGGGTGGAACATCCCGACGCGCGCTTCTCGATCAAGGCGATGTCGGTGCCGCGCCTGCTCTCGTGA
- a CDS encoding MFS transporter, with translation MQGIDVSRVVDEARFGNLHLKIVIACALLLIVDGYDVFIYGVVLPKLMEQWQLTAPQAGSLASWALFGMMSGALLFGPLGDRIGRKKCITLCFTLFSLATFLNGFVTTPTMFGVLRFAAGLGCGGLMPNAVALTNEYAPRRMRSTLVALMFSGYAVGGMVAAGLGIWLLPLFGWQAMFLAAAVPLVLLPLILRGLPESAGFLVRSGEQDKARAILRRLAPGAAIDGPLVHQEAAAPASVGELFRNDRTLGTLSMWLCFFCCLLMVYALGSWLPQLMRNAGYSLGSSLSFLLALNFGGMFGAIAGGRLADRFGLPRVVMAYFALGALCISLLGLNSAMPVLYLLIFIAGAGTTGTQILLYASVAEFYSLSVRSTGLGWASGMGRVGAIVGPMLGGLLLAAQLPMALNFLAFAVPGVISVLATAVYTVSRNRQRHRETYALAA, from the coding sequence ATGCAAGGTATCGATGTAAGTCGTGTTGTCGACGAAGCCAGATTTGGAAATCTGCATCTCAAGATCGTAATAGCCTGCGCGCTGCTGCTTATAGTCGATGGCTACGACGTATTCATTTATGGCGTCGTTCTTCCCAAGCTCATGGAGCAGTGGCAACTTACCGCGCCGCAGGCCGGTTCTCTGGCAAGCTGGGCACTGTTCGGAATGATGTCCGGCGCGCTTCTGTTCGGACCGCTGGGCGACCGGATCGGCCGCAAGAAGTGCATCACCTTGTGCTTCACGCTGTTCAGCCTCGCCACCTTCCTCAACGGCTTCGTCACTACGCCGACGATGTTCGGCGTGCTGCGCTTCGCGGCGGGCCTGGGCTGCGGCGGACTGATGCCCAATGCGGTGGCGCTGACCAACGAATATGCGCCCAGGCGGATGCGGAGCACCCTCGTCGCGCTGATGTTCAGCGGCTACGCGGTGGGCGGCATGGTCGCGGCGGGCCTCGGCATCTGGCTGCTGCCGCTGTTCGGATGGCAGGCGATGTTCCTTGCCGCTGCGGTCCCGCTGGTGCTGCTGCCGCTGATCCTGCGCGGCCTGCCGGAATCGGCCGGCTTCCTCGTCCGCTCGGGTGAGCAGGACAAGGCCCGCGCCATCCTGCGGCGCCTTGCCCCCGGTGCCGCGATCGACGGTCCTCTCGTCCATCAGGAAGCCGCTGCGCCCGCATCGGTCGGCGAACTGTTCCGCAACGACCGCACGCTCGGCACGCTGTCGATGTGGCTGTGCTTCTTCTGCTGCCTGCTGATGGTCTACGCGCTCGGTTCGTGGCTGCCGCAACTGATGCGCAACGCCGGTTACAGCCTCGGCTCCAGCCTGTCGTTCCTGCTCGCGCTCAACTTCGGCGGGATGTTCGGGGCCATCGCCGGTGGCCGCCTTGCCGACCGCTTCGGATTGCCGCGCGTGGTCATGGCCTACTTCGCGCTGGGCGCGCTGTGCATCTCTCTGCTCGGCCTCAACAGCGCGATGCCGGTGCTGTACCTGCTGATCTTCATCGCCGGTGCGGGCACCACGGGCACGCAGATCCTGCTCTACGCCAGCGTCGCGGAGTTCTACAGCCTGTCGGTCCGCTCGACCGGGCTTGGCTGGGCCTCGGGCATGGGCCGCGTGGGGGCCATCGTCGGTCCGATGCTGGGCGGGCTGCTGCTCGCCGCGCAACTGCCGATGGCGCTGAACTTCCTCGCCTTCGCGGTTCCGGGCGTGATCTCGGTGCTGGCGACGGCGGTCTACACGGTCAGCCGCAACCGCCAGCGCCATCGGGAAACCTACGCCCTCGCGGCGTGA
- a CDS encoding alginate export family protein codes for MFQIMAHALAAATAQAPALPAETEAKQTDTAVSVEAAAPETPNRPKAPKPAFKPINHDEDYSSFRAVRDANLWTRLKYIPIAGDTYATLGGELRLRPELRLGERWGRGPQDDDGNFQQRTRVWGDLQIEGILRAFVDLEHATSSGLDSVMAPIEEGRLDFNQAFIEAHVPVGGAKITARLGRQEIGIGNQTVFDMREGANTRRSLDLLRVMGTAGKWDGGFLTGHAVLEKLGTFDDKTNQDYDLTGVHAGRNFGAGSHTGRAEALFITSDRASVAFDSEPAARDQRRTLSLRYAGKADAWSIDVEGIRQWGSFGDLDIDAYYVTGTVAHGWQGGWKPKLGLRIDVGSGDRNPNDGKIGTYGPLFPKPLTYNGDLGPHNLMIFQPQLTLQPTSKLTLDFSAAGLWRTSIHDGVYSLGGQVLRRGNESDSRFFGTRATAAGRYMLNPFTTLGFYTIYGDVSEKFKPGRDLFYAAGYLTFRI; via the coding sequence ATGTTCCAGATCATGGCGCACGCCCTCGCCGCAGCCACCGCCCAAGCCCCTGCCCTGCCTGCAGAAACCGAAGCAAAACAGACGGATACAGCCGTCTCCGTCGAAGCCGCCGCACCCGAAACCCCGAATCGCCCCAAGGCCCCGAAGCCCGCGTTCAAGCCGATCAACCACGACGAGGACTACTCCAGCTTCCGCGCGGTCCGCGACGCCAACCTCTGGACCCGCCTCAAGTATATTCCCATCGCTGGAGATACTTACGCGACACTCGGCGGCGAACTGCGCCTGCGCCCCGAACTGCGCCTCGGCGAACGCTGGGGCCGCGGCCCTCAGGACGACGACGGCAACTTCCAGCAACGCACCCGCGTCTGGGGCGACCTCCAGATCGAAGGCATTCTGCGGGCCTTCGTAGACCTTGAGCACGCCACCAGTTCCGGGCTCGATTCCGTGATGGCCCCGATCGAGGAAGGCCGCCTCGACTTCAACCAGGCTTTCATCGAGGCGCATGTCCCGGTCGGCGGCGCGAAGATCACCGCGCGGCTCGGGCGGCAGGAGATCGGCATCGGCAACCAGACCGTGTTCGACATGCGCGAGGGCGCGAACACCCGCCGTTCGCTGGATCTGCTGCGCGTCATGGGCACGGCAGGCAAGTGGGACGGTGGGTTCCTGACGGGTCACGCTGTCCTCGAAAAGCTGGGAACTTTCGACGACAAGACCAACCAAGACTACGATTTGACCGGCGTGCATGCAGGTCGCAATTTCGGGGCGGGCAGCCATACAGGCCGCGCGGAGGCGCTGTTCATCACGTCCGACCGCGCCAGCGTCGCGTTCGACAGCGAGCCCGCGGCACGCGACCAGCGCCGCACGCTGTCGCTGCGCTATGCGGGCAAGGCCGATGCCTGGAGCATCGACGTCGAGGGCATCAGGCAGTGGGGCTCGTTCGGCGATCTCGACATCGACGCCTATTATGTCACTGGCACCGTAGCGCACGGCTGGCAGGGTGGATGGAAGCCGAAGCTGGGGCTGCGGATCGACGTCGGCTCGGGCGATCGCAATCCGAATGACGGAAAAATCGGTACTTACGGGCCACTGTTCCCGAAGCCTCTCACCTACAATGGCGACCTCGGGCCGCACAACCTGATGATCTTCCAGCCCCAGCTGACGCTGCAGCCGACGAGCAAGCTGACACTGGACTTCTCGGCGGCGGGGCTGTGGCGCACCTCGATCCACGACGGCGTCTACTCGCTCGGCGGGCAGGTTCTGCGGCGCGGCAACGAGAGCGATTCCCGCTTCTTCGGCACGCGCGCCACGGCGGCCGGGCGCTATATGCTCAATCCGTTCACGACGCTTGGCTTCTACACGATCTACGGCGACGTTTCGGAGAAGTTCAAGCCGGGGCGCGACCTGTTCTACGCGGCGGGTTACCTGACCTTCCGCATCTGA
- a CDS encoding benzoate/H(+) symporter BenE family transporter, translating into MVTRQTSWIPAIVAGIIATTISYAGPLVIVFQAAKGLEPALVASWIWAISIGSGVLGIVLSWRWRVPIVVAWSAPGSALLVTMLPQTDFATAVGAYIVANLAVLAVGLSGAFDRLIGMLPSAITAAMLAGILFRFVIDMVGAVPSAPLMVCAMIAAFFAGRVLAPRYAVVAVLVTGVALTMIEGGLTGAIGTPRLTLPVWTTPRFDWTVTASIALPLAVVALTGQFLPGMAVLRAAGYEKPDARPIISASAIGSILLAPFGCHGLNLAAFTAAICLGPDAHPDPAKRYVAGIAGGVAYLVYGAFAATVLALFAMLPATLVAACAGLALFPVVSVSLSTALRAERGRDGALVTFAVSTSGITLFGLGSAFWGLIFGLAVHVLQTIASRPAQAAAG; encoded by the coding sequence ATGGTCACCAGGCAAACATCGTGGATCCCGGCGATCGTCGCCGGGATCATCGCCACCACCATATCCTACGCCGGGCCGCTGGTGATCGTGTTCCAGGCCGCGAAGGGGCTGGAACCGGCCCTCGTCGCCTCATGGATCTGGGCGATCTCGATCGGCAGCGGCGTGCTCGGCATCGTGCTGAGCTGGCGCTGGCGGGTGCCGATCGTGGTGGCGTGGTCCGCGCCCGGATCGGCGCTGCTGGTGACGATGCTGCCGCAGACGGACTTTGCGACGGCGGTGGGCGCCTATATCGTCGCCAACCTCGCGGTGCTGGCGGTCGGCCTGTCGGGCGCGTTCGACCGGCTGATCGGGATGCTGCCTTCCGCGATCACCGCCGCGATGCTGGCGGGCATCCTGTTCCGCTTCGTGATCGACATGGTGGGCGCGGTGCCCTCCGCCCCCCTGATGGTCTGCGCGATGATCGCCGCGTTCTTCGCCGGACGCGTGCTCGCCCCGCGCTATGCGGTGGTCGCGGTGCTGGTGACGGGCGTGGCGCTGACCATGATCGAGGGCGGGTTGACCGGCGCCATCGGCACGCCGCGCCTGACCCTGCCGGTATGGACGACGCCCCGCTTCGACTGGACCGTAACGGCCAGCATCGCGCTACCGCTGGCGGTGGTCGCGCTGACCGGGCAGTTCCTCCCCGGCATGGCCGTGCTGCGCGCGGCGGGGTACGAAAAGCCCGACGCGCGGCCGATCATCTCAGCGAGCGCCATCGGCTCGATCCTGCTCGCGCCGTTCGGCTGCCATGGCCTCAACCTTGCCGCGTTCACCGCCGCGATCTGCCTCGGGCCGGACGCGCACCCCGATCCGGCGAAGCGATACGTGGCCGGGATCGCGGGCGGCGTGGCCTATCTCGTCTACGGCGCGTTCGCGGCCACCGTGCTGGCGCTTTTCGCCATGCTCCCGGCCACGCTGGTCGCCGCCTGTGCCGGTCTGGCGCTGTTCCCTGTCGTCTCGGTGTCGCTCAGTACCGCCCTGCGCGCAGAGCGGGGACGCGACGGTGCGCTCGTCACCTTCGCGGTAAGCACCTCGGGAATAACGCTTTTCGGACTGGGATCGGCCTTCTGGGGGCTGATCTTCGGCCTTGCGGTCCACGTGCTCCAGACCATCGCGTCGAGACCGGCGCAAGCGGCGGCCGGCTAG
- a CDS encoding M20/M25/M40 family metallo-hydrolase, which translates to MNRALLAALPLLLVSGPALARISSVEQKIVASADAGAAQNLDLLERLVAQNSGTRNVEGVKKVRDMVAPELEALGFAVRWVPMDQVKRAGHLIATHKGKVGTTRMLLIGHLDTVFEPSSPFQTARREGDMLHGPGAGDDKGGIVVMLAALRAMKAAGTLANANIEVVLTGDEEASGTPTSIARADLIAAGKRADVALDFEGLVMIDGQDYGSVARRSAGDYTITVTGKTAHSSGIFSPSVGSGAVYELARIIDAFRRELPEPNLTFNIGIVAGGATAKLSADEAQVEATGKTNIIPPVAIAKGDFRALTPDQVERVKAKMQAIVAAHLPETDAKIAFKDGYPPMAPTPGNQKLLDRLNTINADLALPTMPALDPLKRGAGDISFVAGDVDGLAGLGPSSSGDHTPEERVDLSSFPRQIKRAALLMTRLSAERVKR; encoded by the coding sequence ATGAACCGCGCCCTCCTCGCAGCATTGCCGCTGCTGCTCGTCTCCGGCCCCGCCCTTGCCCGGATATCGTCCGTCGAACAGAAGATCGTCGCTTCGGCCGATGCGGGGGCGGCGCAGAACCTCGACCTTCTCGAAAGACTGGTCGCGCAGAACAGCGGCACGCGCAACGTCGAGGGCGTGAAGAAGGTGCGCGACATGGTCGCGCCCGAACTGGAGGCGCTGGGCTTTGCGGTGCGCTGGGTACCGATGGATCAGGTCAAGCGCGCCGGGCACCTGATCGCCACGCACAAGGGCAAGGTCGGCACGACGCGGATGCTGCTGATCGGCCACCTCGACACGGTGTTCGAGCCGAGTTCGCCGTTCCAGACCGCCAGGCGGGAGGGCGACATGCTCCACGGCCCCGGTGCGGGCGACGACAAGGGCGGCATCGTCGTGATGCTGGCGGCGCTCAGGGCGATGAAGGCGGCGGGTACGCTGGCCAACGCCAACATCGAAGTCGTGCTGACCGGAGACGAGGAAGCTTCCGGCACGCCGACGTCCATCGCCCGCGCCGACCTTATCGCAGCAGGCAAGCGGGCTGACGTGGCGCTCGACTTCGAGGGACTGGTGATGATCGACGGGCAGGACTACGGCTCTGTCGCGCGACGCTCCGCCGGGGATTACACCATCACCGTCACCGGCAAGACGGCGCATTCGAGCGGCATATTCTCGCCCAGCGTCGGCAGCGGTGCGGTCTATGAACTGGCGCGGATCATCGACGCTTTCCGCCGGGAGCTGCCGGAGCCCAACCTCACCTTCAACATCGGCATCGTCGCGGGCGGTGCGACGGCGAAGCTGAGCGCAGACGAGGCGCAGGTCGAGGCGACCGGCAAGACCAACATCATCCCGCCCGTCGCCATCGCCAAGGGCGACTTCCGCGCCCTGACGCCCGATCAGGTGGAGCGGGTCAAGGCGAAGATGCAGGCCATCGTCGCCGCGCACCTGCCGGAAACCGATGCGAAGATCGCGTTCAAGGACGGCTACCCACCGATGGCTCCGACACCGGGCAACCAGAAGCTGCTGGACCGGCTCAACACGATCAATGCCGACCTCGCGCTGCCCACGATGCCTGCACTCGACCCGCTGAAGCGCGGCGCGGGCGACATCAGCTTCGTGGCGGGAGATGTTGATGGTCTTGCAGGCCTCGGCCCGAGCAGCAGCGGCGATCATACGCCGGAAGAGCGCGTCGATCTCTCCAGTTTCCCGCGCCAGATCAAGCGCGCAGCCCTTCTCATGACCCGGCTGAGCGCCGAGCGTGTGAAGCGCTGA
- a CDS encoding TonB-dependent receptor — MNNITRTLILSSSALALVVGVPAFAQDSAPPSAGESDEIVVTGQRASLEAARNVKKNSDLVIDSIVAEDIGKLPDTSVASALQRVAGVQVSNGFNNEIQAPIIRGIGDIITTLDGREIFTGVGRGFSFQDLPAEAIGGIDVYKSNSANLIEGGVAGAIDMKLQKPFNFDKGLTIAANGRVYNGQVSDKTSYSAGLLVSNRWDAGDGQMGLLVDVSYTRNNFSRPISFNCDPRSTNHGPAGAPNLVLPTCVGGLTDTGHNNRPQVNAAFQWEITPELEVYVDGLYSGYRSKFATNFIFSDLFAGSSISNAVAGDNCFSAPVDGAGFPGGTTGTVENLCIGQSATFNGVDVLTSTQAKKQSTDQYVLGGGVKWNTDDVHVVFDASYIQSKNANRSIIVDTAKHGAAVDIIVDDNGHGTTVMQGDPLGNPEGFVFANSLFQDLNKSNSRQYAFKLDTAFDIDSDFLRQFQVGARYSDRSGSFRAYAGGPNFPGPNRGTLVSSVGLPSDFMVKSPDSIPYINNGSHWYTPNPDYLLNNTDDLRALYGAPAGDPAWDPTRNYEAAEKTFAAYVQGKYQLDIGSVSSIDGLVGVRVVNTKRTLDGTSRVIGAGAGGTDLFEPVSRDTDDTYVLPNASIRFKANDQLQFRATYAKTVARPTFGDLNPGLSLAAPGGNPNVILAGSGGNPDLKAQQSDNFDLTAEYYFGRSSYVTVAGYYRNLKDRVATATSIQVINGQTYQIAQPRNLGSSKLKGIEVAGQVFFDFLPEGFDGIGVMGTFTLADSKVTTPGDPLEGKELLGVSKYNYTAGALYEKYGVTARVVYTWRSGYNETLFGVGTLVGPDFTSQFNKVKANGRLDFSVGYDVTPNITVSVDGVNVTGGKYYSYFDTPSFPHDIRIDDKFYGASIRVKY; from the coding sequence ATGAACAACATTACCCGCACGCTTATCCTGTCGTCTTCCGCGCTGGCGCTCGTCGTTGGCGTACCCGCGTTCGCTCAGGATTCCGCACCGCCGTCGGCGGGCGAGTCGGACGAGATCGTCGTCACCGGCCAGCGCGCCAGCCTTGAGGCCGCGCGCAACGTGAAGAAGAACTCGGACCTCGTCATCGACTCGATCGTTGCCGAGGACATCGGCAAGCTGCCCGACACCTCCGTCGCTTCCGCGCTCCAGCGCGTCGCGGGCGTGCAGGTCTCGAACGGCTTCAACAACGAAATCCAGGCCCCGATCATCCGCGGCATCGGCGACATCATCACGACCCTCGACGGTCGCGAGATCTTCACCGGCGTCGGTCGCGGCTTCTCGTTCCAGGATCTCCCCGCCGAAGCAATCGGCGGGATCGACGTCTACAAGTCGAACTCGGCGAACCTCATCGAAGGCGGCGTCGCCGGTGCCATCGACATGAAGCTGCAGAAGCCGTTCAACTTCGACAAGGGCCTTACCATCGCCGCCAACGGCCGCGTCTACAACGGCCAGGTTTCGGACAAGACCAGCTACAGCGCCGGTCTGCTCGTCTCGAACCGCTGGGATGCGGGCGATGGCCAGATGGGCCTGCTCGTCGACGTGTCGTACACGCGCAACAACTTCAGCCGCCCGATCTCGTTCAACTGCGACCCGCGTTCGACCAACCACGGTCCCGCAGGCGCGCCGAACCTCGTCCTGCCGACCTGCGTCGGCGGTCTGACCGACACCGGGCACAACAACCGTCCACAGGTGAACGCCGCGTTCCAGTGGGAGATCACCCCGGAACTCGAAGTCTACGTCGACGGTCTCTACAGCGGCTATCGCTCGAAGTTCGCGACCAACTTCATCTTCTCTGACCTGTTCGCGGGAAGCTCGATCAGCAACGCGGTTGCCGGTGACAACTGCTTCTCGGCCCCGGTGGACGGTGCGGGCTTCCCGGGCGGTACCACGGGCACGGTCGAGAACCTGTGCATCGGCCAGTCGGCGACGTTCAACGGCGTCGACGTGCTGACCAGCACCCAGGCGAAGAAGCAGAGCACCGACCAGTACGTGCTGGGCGGCGGCGTGAAGTGGAACACCGACGACGTCCATGTCGTGTTCGACGCCAGCTACATCCAGTCGAAGAACGCCAACCGCTCGATCATCGTCGACACCGCCAAGCATGGCGCTGCGGTCGACATCATCGTGGACGACAACGGCCATGGCACCACCGTGATGCAGGGCGATCCGCTCGGCAACCCGGAGGGCTTCGTCTTCGCGAACTCGCTGTTCCAGGATCTCAACAAGTCGAACAGCCGCCAGTATGCGTTCAAGCTGGACACCGCGTTCGACATCGACAGCGATTTCCTGCGCCAGTTCCAGGTCGGCGCGCGTTACTCGGATCGTTCGGGCTCGTTCCGCGCCTATGCCGGTGGCCCGAACTTCCCCGGACCGAACCGCGGCACGCTGGTTTCGTCGGTCGGCCTGCCGTCGGACTTCATGGTGAAGTCGCCGGACTCGATCCCCTACATCAACAACGGCTCGCACTGGTACACGCCGAACCCGGATTACCTGCTCAACAACACGGATGACCTGCGCGCGCTTTACGGTGCTCCGGCAGGCGATCCGGCCTGGGATCCGACCCGCAACTACGAGGCGGCTGAAAAAACCTTCGCGGCTTACGTGCAAGGCAAGTACCAGCTCGACATCGGCAGTGTTTCGTCGATCGACGGCCTTGTCGGCGTGCGCGTCGTCAATACCAAGCGCACGCTGGACGGCACTTCGCGCGTGATCGGCGCGGGCGCCGGCGGCACCGATCTCTTCGAGCCGGTCAGCCGCGACACCGACGACACTTACGTCCTTCCGAACGCGAGCATCCGCTTCAAGGCGAACGACCAGCTCCAGTTCCGCGCGACTTACGCCAAGACGGTGGCGCGTCCGACCTTCGGCGACCTGAACCCCGGCCTCTCGCTGGCGGCTCCCGGCGGCAACCCGAACGTCATCCTGGCGGGCTCGGGCGGCAACCCGGACCTCAAGGCGCAGCAGTCGGACAACTTCGACCTTACGGCAGAATACTACTTCGGCCGATCGAGCTACGTCACCGTCGCGGGCTACTACCGCAACTTGAAGGACCGCGTGGCGACCGCGACCTCGATCCAGGTCATCAACGGTCAGACCTACCAGATCGCGCAGCCGCGCAACCTTGGTTCCTCGAAGCTCAAGGGCATCGAAGTCGCCGGCCAGGTGTTCTTCGACTTCCTGCCCGAAGGGTTCGACGGCATCGGCGTGATGGGCACCTTCACGCTGGCCGACAGCAAGGTCACCACCCCCGGCGATCCGCTGGAAGGCAAGGAACTGCTGGGCGTCTCGAAGTACAACTACACTGCGGGCGCGCTTTACGAGAAGTACGGTGTGACAGCCCGCGTGGTCTACACCTGGCGCTCGGGCTACAACGAAACGCTGTTCGGCGTCGGCACGCTCGTCGGACCGGACTTCACCAGCCAGTTCAACAAGGTCAAGGCCAACGGCCGTCTCGACTTCTCGGTCGGCTACGACGTGACCCCGAACATCACCGTCTCGGTGGATGGCGTGAACGTGACCGGCGGCAAGTACTACAGCTACTTCGACACCCCGTCGTTCCCGCACGACATCCGCATCGACGACAAGTTCTACGGCGCGAGCATCCGCGTGAAGTACTGA